A single window of Syntrophotalea acetylenica DNA harbors:
- a CDS encoding PTS sugar transporter subunit IIC, translating into MTIGSSLCTAAAVSLLAGLDRTAVLQLMISRPIVAAPLAGWLLGNAAIGLEIGAFLELLWLGRIPVGASIPPTIPRSPSAVPFLP; encoded by the coding sequence ATGACAATCGGATCTTCCCTCTGCACAGCTGCCGCCGTTTCCCTGCTTGCCGGCCTGGATCGGACTGCGGTATTGCAGCTGATGATTTCCCGGCCAATCGTGGCGGCGCCACTGGCTGGATGGCTGCTTGGTAATGCGGCCATCGGATTGGAAATCGGCGCTTTTCTCGAATTGTTGTGGTTGGGACGGATCCCTGTTGGCGCCTCGATCCCCCCGACGATACCCAGGTCGCCATCGGCTGTACCTTTCTTGCCATAA
- a CDS encoding PTS system mannose/fructose/sorbose family transporter subunit IID, translating into MALSRKITGWILWRVALRGWFLQASWNFGRMQNLGFLFALFPGLRVLYQGADLQRVCRRHLDYFNTHPVLALPVLGASLHLEERISQGQAPEMEVAEFKSVLAGPCAAMGDSFFWGTLRPLAASIAVGLALAGFWWSVAVFLLLYNAPSCGLRIYGFWQGYRRGYRIVDKLHRWGLSDLAYRLRAILVMVLGGVSAWITFSGLESVRQPGHWGWLVVPVMVMVGWLVRRGLSSLAMLTGVVLLVWIGSHVCASVGF; encoded by the coding sequence ATGGCCCTGTCGCGGAAGATTACCGGATGGATCCTCTGGCGGGTTGCGTTGCGCGGCTGGTTTTTGCAAGCCAGTTGGAATTTCGGGCGCATGCAGAACCTGGGGTTTCTTTTCGCCCTGTTTCCCGGCTTGCGCGTCCTTTATCAAGGTGCGGACCTGCAGCGGGTTTGCCGGCGTCATCTTGATTATTTCAATACCCATCCGGTGTTAGCTTTGCCGGTACTTGGCGCCAGTCTGCACCTCGAAGAACGGATAAGCCAGGGACAGGCACCCGAGATGGAGGTGGCGGAGTTCAAGTCCGTTCTGGCTGGCCCCTGCGCCGCCATGGGAGACAGTTTTTTCTGGGGAACACTGCGGCCTTTGGCGGCCAGCATTGCCGTCGGGTTGGCACTTGCCGGTTTCTGGTGGAGTGTCGCGGTTTTTTTGCTTTTGTACAATGCGCCATCCTGCGGTTTGCGGATTTACGGTTTCTGGCAGGGATACCGGAGAGGTTACAGAATTGTCGACAAGCTGCATCGATGGGGTCTGTCGGATCTTGCTTACCGTTTGCGCGCCATTCTGGTCATGGTTCTGGGAGGGGTGTCGGCCTGGATAACCTTTTCTGGACTGGAATCTGTCCGGCAACCCGGCCACTGGGGCTGGCTTGTGGTACCTGTTATGGTTATGGTCGGGTGGCTGGTCCGGCGCGGATTATCCTCGCTTGCGATGCTGACCGGTGTGGTGTTGTTGGTCTGGATTGGATCACATGTATGCGCCAGTGTGGGATTTTGA
- a CDS encoding PTS system mannose/fructose/N-acetylgalactosamine-transporter subunit IIB, with protein MSLVLARIDNRLIHGQVLEAWIPDTRANCIVVANNEVAAEDIRKRLMTASVPRGIQVLIESVEESAKFVASRDNETLRVLVLFASPADALRAYRLGLHFSKLNLGNLHRPEGAFQLGCTVTLDPEDIANLSELESCGVKIDLQCVPSDRKRSWRNAIKLK; from the coding sequence ATGAGCTTGGTACTGGCACGTATCGACAATCGACTGATCCACGGTCAGGTTCTTGAAGCCTGGATACCCGACACTCGTGCCAATTGCATCGTTGTCGCCAATAACGAAGTGGCCGCCGAAGATATCCGCAAGCGACTCATGACCGCTTCCGTGCCGCGCGGCATCCAGGTATTGATCGAATCTGTCGAAGAATCGGCAAAATTTGTCGCGTCCCGGGATAACGAGACACTGCGGGTCCTGGTTCTTTTCGCCAGCCCGGCAGATGCCCTGCGGGCCTATCGGCTGGGCCTGCATTTTTCGAAACTCAATCTCGGCAATCTTCATCGGCCCGAAGGTGCGTTTCAGTTGGGATGCACCGTTACCCTGGATCCCGAAGATATTGCAAACCTTTCCGAGCTCGAATCCTGCGGCGTAAAGATCGACTTGCAGTGCGTTCCCTCGGACCGCAAACGAAGCTGGCGCAACGCAATCAAGCTGAAATAA
- a CDS encoding PTS sugar transporter subunit IIA: MKIVDLLNPAAIVADLSAVDKDAVLEELAKAVVQVEKSLDHGDVVRVLQERERLGSTGIGDGVAIPHGKLRTIDQLVLSFGRSGKGVEFDSLDGKPAQLFFLLLAPEESVGMHLKTLARISKLLKSSAVRQRLLSADSEAELYRIIGEEEERL, encoded by the coding sequence ATGAAAATCGTCGATCTGCTTAATCCCGCCGCCATAGTCGCTGATCTGAGTGCGGTGGACAAGGATGCCGTGCTTGAGGAACTGGCCAAAGCCGTGGTCCAGGTCGAGAAGAGTCTGGACCATGGTGATGTGGTCAGGGTGTTGCAGGAGCGGGAAAGGCTCGGGAGTACCGGCATTGGCGATGGGGTAGCCATTCCTCACGGCAAGCTCCGGACCATTGACCAGTTGGTGCTGTCTTTTGGCCGTAGCGGCAAAGGCGTTGAATTCGACTCCCTGGATGGCAAGCCTGCGCAGCTTTTTTTTCTTCTGCTGGCGCCTGAAGAATCTGTCGGGATGCACCTGAAAACTTTGGCGCGCATCTCCAAACTGCTCAAAAGTTCCGCGGTGCGCCAGCGTTTGCTGAGTGCCGACTCCGAAGCGGAGCTGTATCGCATCATCGGGGAAGAGGAAGAACGGCTTTAA
- a CDS encoding ArsR/SmtB family transcription factor: MFSTFKALADPTRLRLLAVLVHGEFTVQELTGILGTGQSRVSHHLKILTDVGLLSVKRQGTWGYYRLDGDNPFFHAIRSVVEARLRKETAPGDKERMLATLEKRRHRSRDFFDRHARQWDNLVRNLLPMADYEKELLACIPRVSVVLEVGVGTGNLLAGLRGRAAKVIGVDHSSRMLELARQRVADAGLDGVELRLGEMRHLPVADGAAQWIVLNMVLHHAPHPQQVFYELARVLPAGGGISIADLCRHDQDWVREQMADQWLGFERQELETWLAAAGFEPVFFNRVSGNVNEQDTLLLSAVKIRQGMETHT; this comes from the coding sequence ATGTTTTCGACATTCAAAGCCTTGGCCGATCCAACCCGCTTGCGTCTGCTGGCGGTTCTCGTTCACGGCGAGTTTACCGTTCAGGAACTGACCGGCATTCTCGGGACCGGACAATCCAGGGTTTCGCATCACCTTAAAATACTTACGGATGTCGGGTTGCTGTCGGTGAAAAGGCAAGGCACCTGGGGATACTACCGTCTGGACGGGGATAACCCGTTTTTTCATGCCATTCGTTCCGTGGTCGAGGCCAGGCTTCGAAAGGAAACCGCCCCGGGTGACAAGGAGCGTATGCTGGCGACTCTGGAGAAGAGGCGGCACAGAAGCCGGGATTTTTTCGACAGACATGCGCGGCAGTGGGACAATCTGGTGCGCAACCTTCTGCCGATGGCGGATTACGAAAAGGAACTGCTGGCTTGCATACCCCGGGTGTCCGTTGTCCTTGAAGTTGGCGTCGGAACCGGCAATCTTCTGGCCGGCCTGCGCGGCCGCGCAGCGAAGGTGATCGGGGTGGATCATTCTTCGCGGATGCTCGAACTGGCCCGCCAAAGAGTTGCCGATGCGGGACTTGACGGCGTCGAGTTGCGCCTGGGAGAAATGCGCCATCTGCCGGTGGCGGATGGCGCGGCTCAGTGGATTGTGCTTAACATGGTGCTGCACCACGCCCCCCACCCGCAACAGGTGTTTTACGAACTGGCCCGGGTGCTGCCGGCCGGCGGCGGCATCAGTATTGCCGACCTGTGCCGTCATGATCAGGATTGGGTCAGAGAGCAAATGGCGGACCAATGGCTCGGTTTCGAACGGCAGGAACTGGAAACATGGCTGGCTGCTGCTGGTTTTGAGCCGGTTTTTTTTAATCGGGTGTCCGGAAATGTCAATGAACAGGACACCCTGTTGCTTTCCGCGGTTAAGATACGACAGGGTATGGAGACACACACTTAA
- the ahcY gene encoding adenosylhomocysteinase, with product MKEQPLSSGYIVRDISLAEWGRREIRMAEAEMPGLMAIREEYRDSRPLAGARITGSLHMTIQTAVLIETLAALGAELRWASCNIFSTQDHAAAAIAAAGIPVFAYKGESLEEYWEYTFKALAHDQGPQLIVDDGGDATLLIHRGVAREREFARTGKIPEISCENKELSIVDTLLNRQLLCDAEYWQHMASGLMGVSEETTTGVHRLYQMARNGELLFPAFNVNDSVTKSKFDNLYGCRESLIDGIKRATDVMIAGKKCVVLGYGDVGKGCAQAFRGMGALVSVTEIDPICALQAAMEGFSVVDMDDACHWGDVFVTTTGNVDVITRSHMDAMKNEAIVCNIGHFDSEIQVDALYDDPQLKVHEVKPQVDQVEWPDGKRVTVLARGRLVNLGCATGHPSFVMSNSFTNQVLAQIELWQNARHYENRVYVLPKQLDEKVARLHLAQLGVKLTRLTPKQAAYLGVDADGPFKPDHYRY from the coding sequence ATGAAAGAGCAACCATTGTCGAGCGGTTATATCGTCAGGGATATCAGCCTGGCCGAATGGGGCCGACGTGAAATACGCATGGCGGAAGCCGAGATGCCCGGACTCATGGCCATCCGTGAAGAATACCGGGACAGCAGGCCTCTTGCCGGCGCGCGCATAACCGGGTCTTTACACATGACCATTCAGACCGCGGTTCTGATCGAAACGCTGGCGGCCCTCGGTGCTGAGCTGCGCTGGGCCAGTTGCAATATTTTCTCGACCCAGGATCACGCCGCGGCCGCCATTGCCGCAGCGGGCATTCCGGTTTTTGCCTACAAGGGCGAATCTCTGGAAGAATACTGGGAGTACACTTTTAAAGCGCTGGCCCATGATCAAGGGCCGCAACTGATTGTTGATGACGGTGGTGATGCCACCCTGCTGATTCATCGTGGAGTGGCGCGGGAGCGGGAGTTTGCCCGTACCGGCAAGATTCCTGAAATCTCCTGCGAAAATAAGGAGTTGAGCATCGTGGACACGCTGCTGAACCGGCAGCTGCTTTGCGACGCCGAATATTGGCAGCACATGGCATCCGGATTGATGGGAGTCAGCGAGGAAACCACGACCGGCGTGCATCGCCTCTATCAGATGGCCCGTAACGGCGAATTACTGTTTCCGGCCTTTAACGTCAACGATTCTGTCACCAAAAGCAAATTTGATAATTTGTATGGTTGTCGCGAATCGCTGATCGACGGCATCAAGCGCGCCACCGATGTGATGATTGCGGGCAAGAAGTGTGTCGTGCTCGGATACGGAGATGTCGGCAAAGGCTGTGCCCAGGCATTTCGCGGCATGGGGGCTCTGGTGTCCGTCACGGAAATCGACCCGATCTGTGCACTTCAGGCCGCAATGGAAGGTTTTTCCGTCGTCGACATGGACGATGCCTGCCACTGGGGGGATGTCTTCGTCACCACCACCGGCAATGTGGACGTCATCACCCGCAGTCATATGGATGCCATGAAAAACGAGGCGATTGTCTGCAATATCGGACATTTCGATTCGGAAATTCAGGTCGATGCATTGTACGATGATCCGCAGCTCAAGGTGCATGAAGTCAAGCCCCAGGTCGATCAGGTGGAGTGGCCCGACGGCAAGCGCGTAACGGTACTGGCACGGGGGCGGCTGGTGAATCTTGGGTGCGCGACAGGGCACCCGTCCTTTGTCATGTCCAATTCCTTTACCAATCAGGTGTTGGCCCAGATCGAGCTGTGGCAGAACGCTCGCCACTATGAGAACCGTGTTTATGTGCTGCCAAAACAGCTGGATGAAAAGGTCGCCCGGCTGCATCTGGCTCAGCTTGGGGTAAAGCTGACCCGTTTGACTCCGAAGCAGGCCGCTTACCTCGGGGTGGATGCGGACGGGCCCTTCAAGCCTGATCACTACCGTTACTGA
- the metK gene encoding methionine adenosyltransferase translates to MPMTDFLFTSESVSEGHPDKVADQVSDAILDAILAQDPHSRVACETMVTTGMAIVAGEITTNAVVNYPNVVRDVIRDIGYNDSAMGFDWETCAVLTSIDRQSPDISQGVTEGQGLYKEQGAGDQGLMFGYACDETSVLMPMPITYAHQLTQRMADVRKSGMLTFLRPDSKSQVSVQYINDKPVRVDAVVVSSQHEPDVSYETLREALIEEVIKKVIPVEMLDENTKFYVNPTGRFVVGGPQGDCGLTGRKIIVDTYGGQGSHGGGAFSGKDPSKVDRSASYMARYIAKNVVAAKLARKCEVQIAYAIGVAEPVSIMVNTFGTGVLPSNDIARIVREEFDMRPAAIIRSLDLLRPIYHKTAAYGHFGRELPDFTWERIDRVDSLRERAGF, encoded by the coding sequence ATGCCTATGACCGATTTTCTTTTTACCTCCGAATCCGTAAGCGAAGGGCACCCCGACAAGGTGGCCGACCAGGTATCCGACGCGATTCTTGATGCCATCCTCGCTCAGGATCCGCACAGCCGTGTCGCCTGTGAAACGATGGTTACCACGGGGATGGCCATTGTCGCCGGAGAAATTACCACCAACGCTGTCGTCAACTATCCCAATGTGGTCCGTGACGTTATCCGGGACATCGGCTACAACGATTCCGCCATGGGTTTCGACTGGGAAACCTGCGCGGTGCTGACGTCCATCGATCGCCAGTCCCCGGATATTTCCCAGGGCGTTACCGAAGGGCAGGGGCTCTACAAGGAGCAGGGGGCCGGCGACCAGGGGCTGATGTTCGGTTATGCCTGCGACGAAACGTCCGTGCTGATGCCGATGCCCATTACCTATGCCCATCAATTGACACAACGCATGGCCGATGTTCGCAAGAGCGGAATGCTGACTTTTTTGCGTCCGGACAGCAAATCCCAGGTGTCGGTTCAGTATATCAACGACAAGCCGGTAAGAGTCGATGCGGTGGTGGTCTCTTCCCAGCATGAACCGGATGTGTCTTACGAGACGTTGCGCGAGGCACTGATCGAAGAAGTTATCAAAAAAGTCATTCCGGTTGAGATGCTCGATGAGAACACCAAGTTTTACGTCAACCCGACAGGCCGGTTCGTCGTCGGCGGTCCGCAGGGCGACTGCGGTTTGACGGGCCGGAAAATCATCGTCGATACCTATGGTGGTCAGGGATCCCATGGCGGCGGGGCCTTTTCCGGCAAGGATCCCTCCAAGGTCGATCGCAGCGCCTCCTATATGGCGCGCTACATTGCCAAAAATGTCGTGGCCGCAAAACTGGCACGCAAGTGTGAAGTTCAGATTGCCTACGCCATTGGCGTGGCCGAACCTGTTTCCATCATGGTCAACACCTTCGGTACCGGTGTGCTGCCGTCCAACGATATTGCCCGCATCGTGCGCGAAGAGTTCGACATGCGCCCGGCCGCCATCATTCGCAGTCTCGACCTGCTGCGCCCCATTTATCACAAAACCGCTGCCTATGGACACTTCGGGCGGGAATTGCCGGATTTCACCTGGGAGCGCATCGACCGGGTCGATTCCCTGCGTGAACGCGCCGGGTTCTGA
- the ptsP gene encoding phosphoenolpyruvate--protein phosphotransferase, whose protein sequence is MMQDVFLVGIGASPGIAIGSAYVVDRRRMSAVERAVEPGELDAEIRLFEKALQRSRQELEDVKNRVADPHIAEHLHIIDTHLMILKDPMLVDETIAVIRRNRINAEGALLRVLGKFRAVFDTIDDEYLRERRSDIDSVGERVLRNLVGVSQQSLADIERKSVIVAHDISPTDTMQMDKARIIGFVTDLGGRTSHTTILARSLGIPAVVGLENVTSRVREGMPVIIDGSTGTVVLNPSHDTFREYLEKKRFYEYQAEELTYFRGLEAVTLDGHRVVLRSNIEIAEEVPIALREGAQGVGLFRTEFLYMKRNHVPSEEEQLSAYRQIIESMAPHPVTIRTLDVGGDKLVSGIDLSDEANPAMGLRAIRFSLKEKNLFKVQLRAILRASAFGNARILFPMITGVAEIKSCKCLLQEIRQELVAEGHAFDPDIEIGIMIETPAAALVTELLAREVDFLSVGTNDLIQYCLAVDRGNEHVAYLFEPLHPAILRTLRMICDAAKQAGVMVGICGEMAGDPLYALVLLGLGFDEWSMNAPYISQVKRIIRQVHRPEAERLVEELFELGSAPEAARRLAGEMNKRFPSLFSHPTAVGGE, encoded by the coding sequence ATGATGCAGGACGTTTTTCTTGTAGGCATCGGCGCTTCACCGGGCATCGCCATCGGCTCCGCCTATGTGGTGGATCGCAGGCGCATGTCGGCTGTTGAGAGGGCGGTCGAACCCGGCGAACTCGATGCTGAAATCCGATTGTTCGAAAAAGCTCTGCAGCGTTCCCGGCAAGAACTGGAGGACGTCAAAAATCGTGTTGCCGATCCCCATATTGCCGAGCATCTGCATATCATCGACACGCACCTGATGATCCTGAAGGATCCCATGCTGGTCGATGAAACCATCGCTGTTATCCGCAGGAACCGGATCAATGCCGAGGGCGCCCTGCTGAGGGTTCTTGGGAAGTTTCGCGCCGTTTTCGATACCATTGACGACGAATACCTCCGGGAACGCCGCTCCGACATCGATTCGGTGGGGGAGCGCGTTCTTCGCAATCTGGTAGGCGTTTCTCAGCAATCCCTGGCCGACATCGAGCGTAAATCCGTTATCGTGGCCCACGATATTTCGCCCACCGACACGATGCAGATGGACAAGGCGCGGATTATCGGTTTTGTCACGGACCTGGGGGGCAGAACCTCCCATACGACGATTCTCGCCCGTTCCCTTGGAATCCCCGCGGTGGTCGGACTCGAAAATGTCACTTCCCGCGTGCGGGAGGGCATGCCTGTCATTATTGACGGCAGCACCGGAACGGTGGTGCTCAACCCCTCCCATGACACCTTCCGTGAGTACCTTGAAAAGAAGCGGTTTTATGAATACCAGGCCGAGGAACTGACTTATTTCCGGGGACTTGAAGCCGTTACCCTGGACGGTCACCGAGTGGTGCTGCGCAGCAATATCGAAATTGCGGAGGAGGTGCCGATTGCCCTGCGCGAAGGGGCGCAGGGTGTGGGGTTGTTCCGTACCGAATTTCTTTACATGAAGCGCAATCATGTGCCATCCGAAGAAGAACAACTGAGCGCTTACCGACAGATCATCGAAAGCATGGCCCCGCACCCGGTGACCATTCGCACCCTGGATGTCGGAGGCGACAAACTGGTTTCCGGCATCGATCTTTCCGACGAAGCGAATCCGGCCATGGGGTTGCGCGCGATCCGCTTTTCCCTGAAAGAAAAGAATCTGTTCAAGGTCCAGTTGCGGGCCATCCTCAGGGCTTCCGCGTTTGGCAATGCGCGCATCCTGTTCCCCATGATTACCGGCGTGGCGGAGATAAAAAGCTGCAAGTGCCTGCTTCAGGAAATCAGGCAGGAGTTGGTCGCGGAAGGGCATGCTTTCGACCCTGACATCGAGATCGGCATCATGATCGAGACCCCCGCAGCGGCCCTGGTCACCGAATTGCTGGCTCGTGAAGTCGATTTTCTTTCCGTGGGAACCAACGATCTGATTCAGTACTGTCTGGCCGTGGATCGCGGCAACGAACATGTGGCCTATCTTTTCGAACCCCTGCATCCAGCCATTTTGCGGACTCTGCGGATGATCTGTGATGCGGCAAAACAGGCAGGCGTCATGGTCGGTATCTGTGGCGAAATGGCCGGCGACCCCCTCTATGCGCTGGTTTTGCTCGGTCTCGGTTTTGATGAATGGTCCATGAATGCCCCCTATATCTCCCAGGTCAAGCGGATCATACGTCAGGTTCACCGACCCGAGGCCGAGAGGCTTGTCGAAGAACTGTTCGAACTGGGGTCGGCTCCCGAGGCAGCCCGTCGTCTCGCAGGAGAAATGAACAAACGGTTCCCCTCGCTTTTCAGCCACCCGACCGCAGTTGGCGGCGAATGA
- the rapZ gene encoding RNase adapter RapZ translates to MKRARLIIITGLSGSGKTTAARSLEDEGFFVVDNLPLVLLPEFLKLHVCSGPGNSNVAVVVDVRNKPYLEGYRQTLDEIRSAGHLVDIFFFDSCEEVLIRRYSETRRRHPLSRKQGIAESIRQERALLSGIMDLATEIIDTSWLTPHQLRAKVVQMVAGDQKGIPLAVLVQSFGFRYGIPPGSDLVMDVRFLPNPHFVPDLRPYTGLSPGVRNFVLEQDACQEFLGRFRHLLDYLLPCYRREGKSYLTISIGCTGGRHRSVAIAEYLRHAIHGDNLVVEGVHRDVAKE, encoded by the coding sequence ATGAAACGTGCTCGGTTGATTATCATTACGGGGCTGTCGGGATCCGGAAAAACCACAGCGGCCCGCTCCCTGGAAGATGAAGGTTTTTTCGTTGTCGACAATCTCCCGTTGGTGTTGCTGCCTGAATTTCTGAAATTGCATGTCTGTTCGGGGCCGGGAAACTCCAATGTGGCAGTGGTCGTCGATGTGCGCAACAAACCCTATCTCGAGGGTTACCGGCAAACCCTCGATGAGATACGTTCCGCCGGGCATCTGGTCGACATCTTCTTTTTTGATTCCTGCGAGGAAGTGCTTATCCGGCGCTATTCAGAAACCCGGCGGCGCCATCCCCTGTCCCGGAAACAGGGAATCGCCGAGTCGATCCGTCAGGAGCGGGCGCTGTTGTCCGGCATCATGGATCTTGCCACGGAAATTATCGATACATCCTGGTTGACCCCCCATCAACTGCGTGCCAAGGTTGTGCAGATGGTGGCCGGCGATCAGAAGGGGATTCCGCTGGCAGTTCTTGTGCAGTCCTTCGGTTTCCGTTATGGCATTCCTCCCGGCTCCGATCTTGTCATGGACGTGCGTTTTTTGCCCAACCCTCATTTCGTACCTGATCTGCGCCCCTATACGGGGCTTTCTCCAGGCGTCCGGAATTTTGTTCTGGAACAGGATGCATGCCAGGAATTTCTGGGTCGTTTCAGGCACCTTCTCGATTATCTTTTGCCCTGTTACCGTCGGGAAGGTAAAAGTTACCTGACCATCTCTATCGGATGCACCGGAGGGCGGCATCGCAGCGTTGCCATTGCAGAGTATCTGCGGCATGCCATCCACGGCGATAATCTCGTCGTTGAAGGGGTGCACCGCGATGTGGCGAAGGAGTAG
- the hpf gene encoding ribosome hibernation-promoting factor, HPF/YfiA family, translating to MQIAVTFRHMDASDALRMYLEEKLVRVKKYIDEPIDAQAVLSVEKKIRHCAEVTLVAKGITIKGSDETNDMYAAIDGMVDKIERQLKRYKEKIKNHKPANERARQVEKTVFAAESIDTGAAEPIVIRSQSFSVKPLSVEEAVMQMDLLNKTFLVFSDASTEEISVVYRRKDGNYGLIVPRK from the coding sequence ATGCAGATTGCCGTAACATTTAGACACATGGATGCAAGTGATGCGCTCAGAATGTATCTCGAAGAAAAACTTGTGCGGGTAAAGAAGTACATCGATGAGCCGATCGACGCCCAGGCTGTGCTGTCGGTGGAAAAAAAGATCCGGCATTGTGCCGAGGTGACCCTGGTTGCCAAGGGCATCACCATCAAGGGTTCCGACGAGACCAACGACATGTACGCCGCCATCGACGGCATGGTGGACAAGATCGAGCGCCAGTTGAAGCGCTACAAGGAAAAAATCAAGAATCACAAGCCTGCCAATGAGCGGGCTCGTCAGGTGGAAAAGACGGTTTTTGCCGCTGAAAGTATCGACACGGGCGCCGCGGAGCCCATCGTCATTCGCAGCCAGAGTTTTTCCGTCAAGCCCCTATCCGTAGAAGAGGCCGTAATGCAGATGGATCTTTTGAACAAGACATTCCTGGTTTTTTCGGATGCTTCAACAGAAGAAATCAGCGTTGTGTATCGTCGCAAGGACGGTAATTACGGGCTTATCGTTCCCCGCAAGTAA
- a CDS encoding HPr family phosphocarrier protein — MEKQSFIIVNKLGLHARAAALFVKTAARFEAEVTVSKDGEEVSGKSIMGILMLAAAQGTHIEVTTSGPDACQAMESLGQLIQDGFGEQ, encoded by the coding sequence ATGGAAAAACAGTCTTTTATTATTGTCAATAAGCTGGGATTGCATGCCAGGGCGGCGGCCCTGTTCGTGAAGACAGCCGCCAGGTTCGAGGCCGAGGTCACGGTCTCCAAGGATGGTGAGGAAGTCAGCGGTAAAAGTATTATGGGGATATTGATGCTTGCGGCGGCCCAGGGGACGCATATCGAGGTTACGACCTCCGGCCCGGATGCCTGCCAGGCCATGGAATCCCTCGGGCAATTGATCCAGGATGGGTTTGGGGAGCAGTGA
- a CDS encoding PTS sugar transporter subunit IIA, which yields MVGLVLATHSGLAGELVRTAEMILGPLSRVAVVHIGRGEGPDEIRKRFQRAIEEAGRDGDGVLVLTDMFGGTPSNIGFSFLEQGVVDVLSGVNLPMLLRASQERPGRSLGELAVLLRDCGQQSILLASDILAR from the coding sequence GTGGTAGGTCTGGTCCTGGCGACACATAGCGGCCTGGCGGGTGAACTTGTCAGGACGGCTGAAATGATTCTCGGACCCTTGTCCCGTGTCGCGGTGGTGCATATCGGGCGCGGTGAAGGCCCCGACGAGATTCGCAAACGTTTTCAGCGGGCCATCGAAGAGGCGGGACGGGATGGTGACGGGGTGCTGGTGTTAACGGATATGTTCGGCGGAACGCCTTCCAACATCGGTTTTTCGTTTCTCGAGCAGGGGGTTGTCGATGTGCTCAGTGGCGTGAACCTCCCCATGCTTCTCAGAGCTTCCCAGGAGCGTCCTGGTCGTTCCCTGGGGGAACTTGCGGTGCTCTTGAGGGACTGCGGGCAGCAGAGTATTTTACTGGCAAGCGATATTCTTGCCAGATAG